The nucleotide sequence GCGTGAGACCGTCGATCGCGCGGAGTTCGGCAGGGAGCCCCAGGTCGGCGGCGACGTCCGCGACGGCGTCGACGACCGCTTCGGCGGGATCGGCCGCGTCGTCGACGCCGAGCGCCCCGGCCAGCAGGTCGCGGCGACCGTGGACCCGGTCGAAGACGTAGCGGAGGACGTGCGGCGCGAGGACGCCGTGGACGACGCCCTGGTGGGCGTCGTAGTCGTGGGAGAAGCCGTGGCCGAAGGCGTGGATGATCGACGCCCGGTAGGTGCCGGGCGTGGAGATGCCGTACTGGGCGAGGACGACCCCACAGACGGCGTCGTAGAGGCGGTCGGCGTCCATCGACTCGCTGGGGAGGGTCGGGAACCCCGCGGACATGAGCGCCAGCGCACGGGTCGCGGTGGCGTCGGTGACGGGCGTGGCGTACGGCGAGTAGAGGCATTCGACGGCCTTGTCGAACCCGTTCATCGCGGAGGCGGTGAGGACGGATTTCGGCGTCGTCTCGAACAGCGCGAGGTCGTAACAGAGCGCGGTCGGCATGAGTCGCGCGTCGCTCAGGGAGCCGTTGGGAATCTCGTGGGCGGGCGTGCCGGCGGGGTCGTGCGAGAGTCCCACGCCGGCGATCACCGAGAGGTCGGCGCCGGCGAGGGTCGTCGGCACCGCGACGACGGGCAGGGGATCGGCGTCGACGGGAACCGTTCCCGTCTCGACGGCCCGCTCGGCGGCGGCCGCGGGGTCGTCGTGGCTCGCCAGCGCGGCGACCACCTTGGCCACGTCGAGGCTGCTCCCGCTCCCGACGGCGACGAGGGCGTCGACCCCCTCGCGCCGGGCGCGGCGGGCGCCCGAAAGCCCCGTCAGCAGGTGTTTCTCGGGGGTCGTCTCGTCGAAGACGCCGGCCAGGCGGTCGCCGAGACCGGCCGCGACCGGATCCATCACGGCGGGGGTCGCGCCCACGTTCGATCCGGTGACGACGAGGGCGGATTCGAGGCCCCGGGCGGCCAGGACCTCGCCGAGGTCGGCGACCCGACCGCGGCCACAGCGGAGTTCGCCGGGGTCGTAGTCGAAGGTGAACTCCCGGTCGGACGGAGCGGTGGACATACGTCCCGGTACGGTCGGCCCGGTGTTAAGCGCGGGCACCGCGGCATATCGGCGCCGTCCGGCGCGTCCTGAGACGGGGCACCAACCTATATGCATCGGACGCCGAAACGGGCGAAATCGCATGCCCTCCAGACAGCGTCGGCTCCTCCTGGGAGCCATCGGTACGGCGATCGGTGGCAGTATCGCCGGCTGTCTCGGCGGTCCGTCCGCGGGCGGGTCGACGGACACCGGGACCGACGACGAACCGCTCTCCCTCCCTTCGGCAGTCACGCGCGGCGAACTGCCGGACGGCGAGGTTCGGCTGAAGGAGTCGGGAACGGTCAGCCTGCTGAACTTCTTCACGACGTGGTGCAAGCCGTGTCAGCGCGAGATGTCCGAGTTCCGGAAGCTCCGCGCGGCGTACGAGCCCGACCAACTGCATATGGTTTCGATCACGCCGGAGGTCGACGAGACGCTCGTCGAGGAGTTCTGGGCGGAGTACGAGGGGACGTGGCCCGTCGTCATCGACGGCGCGCTCGAAGCCACCGAGCGGTGGAACGCCAACGCGTACCCCACGAACCTCCTGTTCGACGCGGACGGGAAACCGGCGAGCGGCGACGACCCGGAGGTGCGGGCGCGCACGTTCGCGGAGTTCGACGGCCTCGTCGGGCCGCTAGTGGAGGAGTCCTGAATGCTCGGGGACGTGTCGGCGGCCCCGTTCGGGTTGGCGTTCTCCGCGGGAGCGGTAACGTTTTTCGCCCCCTGTGCCTTTCCCCTCCTGCCCGGCTACCTCTCGTATTTCCTGGGCGATACCGCGTCGCGGGCGGGCGCCGACGCGGCGTCGGGCGCGCTCGTCGGTCGGGTGCGTCGGCCACTCGTCCGGGCAGGGCTGATAAGCGTCGTCGTGAGCCTCGGCATCACGCTCGTCTACGTCGGGCTGGCCGGAACAACGGCCGCGCTCGGAGCGCGGGCACTCGCGGACATCGCGGTGCTCGAAGCCGTCGTCGGCGGCCTGTTTCTGATCGCCGGTGTCGCGATGGCCGTCGGCTGGCGGGGTCGCTCGCCCGTCCACGTCCGACTTCCGGAGCGGCGACGGTCGGTGGTCGGCTTTTTCGTCTTCGGCGTCCTGTACGCCGGGGCCGCCGCGGGCTGTACGGCGCCGCTGTTCGTCGCCGTCGTCGCGAAGGGACTGGCGTCGGCGCCGGCGGTCGGCGTCGGCATCGCCGTCGCGTACGCCCTCGGGATGAGCGCCGTGTTGACGGCGGTGACCGGACTCTCCGCGCTCGGCGGCACGTCGGTCGTGTCGGTCCTGCGCGAGCACACCGAGCGCATCTACCGCGTCTCGGGGGCCCTGCTCGCGGCGTCGGGGCTCGCGGAGATCTACTACTACTTCTACGGGTTCCCGGCGGTGATCCCGCGATGAGGGGGCCGGCCGTGCCGTTCGTCTGTCTGTTGGTGGTCGCCGCCGGCTGTGTCGCGCCGACGGGACAGTCGGGGCCGCCGCCGGGACTCTCGACCGACGACGTGACCGATACGAACGCGCTGATTCGGGCACACACGGACGCTCTCGACGACCAACCGTTCACCGTCCGATCGACCACGACGATGCGGCCACGGAGCGGGAACTACACCGTCGTCAGCAACCGGACGTGGCGCGTGGCTCCCGGCGATCCGATCCGTGGCACGGTGGTGAGTCGCCGGGACGCGGTGGGCGACCCACCGGAGCGCGTCGCCGCCGGCCCCGACAGCGTCGCCGCCTGGCGCGACGGGGCGACGACGTACCGACGCGTGCGCCGAAACGGGACGAGTGCCTACGGCCGGGTCCCCCTGTTCGACTCGCCGGTGAAACTGAACGCCGCGCTCCAGCGGACCCGCCTCTACCGGCTGAGCACCCGCCGGAACGCGACGGTCGAGCCGGTGTTACGGGACGGACGACGCCGCTACCGTGTGACCGCCGCGCTGAACGACACCGCCGTGGCCTCGAACGGGTCGCTGACGCTCCTGATCGATGCGGACGGCGTGGTCCGCAGGCTGGAGAGCGAACGGACCGTTCGGTACCGCGACGGGAAGCGCGACCTCTCGACGACCGTCCGCATCACCGGAGTCGGTACCACGACCGTGGAACACCCCGACTGGTACGGGGCAGCCACGGAGTCGGCGCGAAACGGCACCGCCGGCTGAGCGACGCCCGCCTCACTCCCCCTCGGCGCGCAGCCGCTCGACGATGGCGTCGGTGCGGTCCCGGTCGCCGAGGTCGGTCACCGTCGACCCCACGGCGACGGAACCGCCCTCGATCACGTCGGCACAGATCCCACCACGGCCGTCGCCGAGGGCTCTGGCGACGCCCGCCTCCTCGGCGAGTTCCTCGACGTGTGCGCAGGGCGGACGGGGACGGGTCCCGACGAGCGTCGCCTCGCCGAGTCGGAACCGGTGATCGAGGAGGTCGTGGACGTCGAGACCGGCGACGACGACGTTGCGCCGGTGGCGGCCGTCGGTCAGGTCGATACCCGCCTCGCGCTCGATTTCCGCGAGGGCCTCGCGGGCGACGAGCGTCACCTGACAGGTGTCGTAGGGGGAGTAGTACCCCTCGCCGGTGCAGTAGCGGTCGCCGCGCAGGCCGGCGTCGGCGACGGCCTCGACGCGGTCGACCGACGCCATGGGTTCGGAGCCTGCGGGCGCGACGAAGAGATCGGTGACGCGAGCCATACCCCATCTTGGCGGCCGTGACGCATAACCAGTGGGCTCATACTGTTTATTGTAAGTCATTACCGGTGGTTCGCCGAGACGGTCCGGCGAACCACCGGCAACCAGTTACAATAATCCGTATCAGAGCGTCCGCCCGACGAGGGTGACGAGCGGGACGAGGACGGCCAGGTACGCGGCCGCCGACACCGCCCACCCCCGTCGGATGGCGGGAACCCGACCGTCGGCGACCCGCGACCGGGGCAACACGACGACGGCGAAGAAGGCGACCATCAGGGCATAGAGCAGGCCGGCCGCGATCGCGGTGACGACGAGCGACGGGCCGAACAGGGCCGTGCCCGTCAGGGAGAGCCAGACGAAAAGCGGGCCGGTCAGGATGCCGGCGAGGTAGTGGACGACGGCGGCGAGACGACCGGGGGCATCGTCCGGCGGTCGGCCGGTCAGGACGCCGGCCGCGACGAACGGCGGCGTCTCCCCCTCCGGAAGGCGGGCCATCACCACGTCCATCACGAGCGTCGCGACCACGGCGGCGGCGACGCCGACCGGGAACAGCAACGATACGGCGGGCGACGCCGACGGCAGTGTCGACATGCGGGCCGTACGGACGCGACCGACTTCGACCTGACGGTGGTCGGGTGACGGCTGCCCGCCGATCACGAAGGTAATTTTTCCGATAGATAATGGGAAAGTACGCGGGATCGACCACGAACGAGCGCGAATGTCTCGGAAGTCGAAAACTAGCGTAAAGATCGTTATATAGGGATCTGTTCC is from Haloplanus salinarum and encodes:
- a CDS encoding iron-containing alcohol dehydrogenase family protein produces the protein MSTAPSDREFTFDYDPGELRCGRGRVADLGEVLAARGLESALVVTGSNVGATPAVMDPVAAGLGDRLAGVFDETTPEKHLLTGLSGARRARREGVDALVAVGSGSSLDVAKVVAALASHDDPAAAAERAVETGTVPVDADPLPVVAVPTTLAGADLSVIAGVGLSHDPAGTPAHEIPNGSLSDARLMPTALCYDLALFETTPKSVLTASAMNGFDKAVECLYSPYATPVTDATATRALALMSAGFPTLPSESMDADRLYDAVCGVVLAQYGISTPGTYRASIIHAFGHGFSHDYDAHQGVVHGVLAPHVLRYVFDRVHGRRDLLAGALGVDDAADPAEAVVDAVADVAADLGLPAELRAIDGLTHDDLSGIAAEINDDGLLEVAPDGIDPTPAEIRSVLEAAW
- a CDS encoding TlpA family protein disulfide reductase, with translation MPSRQRRLLLGAIGTAIGGSIAGCLGGPSAGGSTDTGTDDEPLSLPSAVTRGELPDGEVRLKESGTVSLLNFFTTWCKPCQREMSEFRKLRAAYEPDQLHMVSITPEVDETLVEEFWAEYEGTWPVVIDGALEATERWNANAYPTNLLFDADGKPASGDDPEVRARTFAEFDGLVGPLVEES
- a CDS encoding cytochrome c biogenesis CcdA family protein — its product is MLGDVSAAPFGLAFSAGAVTFFAPCAFPLLPGYLSYFLGDTASRAGADAASGALVGRVRRPLVRAGLISVVVSLGITLVYVGLAGTTAALGARALADIAVLEAVVGGLFLIAGVAMAVGWRGRSPVHVRLPERRRSVVGFFVFGVLYAGAAAGCTAPLFVAVVAKGLASAPAVGVGIAVAYALGMSAVLTAVTGLSALGGTSVVSVLREHTERIYRVSGALLAASGLAEIYYYFYGFPAVIPR
- a CDS encoding DUF7537 family lipoprotein, whose protein sequence is MRGPAVPFVCLLVVAAGCVAPTGQSGPPPGLSTDDVTDTNALIRAHTDALDDQPFTVRSTTTMRPRSGNYTVVSNRTWRVAPGDPIRGTVVSRRDAVGDPPERVAAGPDSVAAWRDGATTYRRVRRNGTSAYGRVPLFDSPVKLNAALQRTRLYRLSTRRNATVEPVLRDGRRRYRVTAALNDTAVASNGSLTLLIDADGVVRRLESERTVRYRDGKRDLSTTVRITGVGTTTVEHPDWYGAATESARNGTAG
- a CDS encoding MOSC domain-containing protein, which produces MARVTDLFVAPAGSEPMASVDRVEAVADAGLRGDRYCTGEGYYSPYDTCQVTLVAREALAEIEREAGIDLTDGRHRRNVVVAGLDVHDLLDHRFRLGEATLVGTRPRPPCAHVEELAEEAGVARALGDGRGGICADVIEGGSVAVGSTVTDLGDRDRTDAIVERLRAEGE